In the genome of Treponema pedis, one region contains:
- the asnS gene encoding asparagine--tRNA ligase: MIDLIKDILTSEPKGQTIDVYGWVRTKRETKNLVFIEINDGSCFASIQAAFDRENNLDENTENVLKKISTGASVKVSGKLIPSPAQGQAVEIKAENINLFGNAPVENYPLQKKRHTFEFLREIAHLRPRTNTFGAVARMRSQMAYAIHVFFQERGFQYVHTPIITGSDCEGAGEMFHVTTLDIEETVKKALKEKCEPEKFSIDYSQDFFGKQTNLTVSGQLEGETYATALSRIYTFGPTFRAENSNTTRHLSEFWMIEPEMSFFTIKENMQLAEDFIVFLLKWALEKCGEDLKFFDERIKQGLIDTLKHVAETPFTRLTYTEAVAELEKHKDKFEFKPYWGCDLQSEHERFLTEEIYKGPVIVTDYPKEIKSFYMKLNDDGKTVRGMDVLVPGLGEIIGGSEREENLEILQNRIKELKLREEDYWWYLDLRRYGTVPHSGFGLGFERLLLYVTGMANIRDVIPFPRAPKLAEF, from the coding sequence ATGATTGACTTAATAAAAGATATTTTAACCTCCGAACCTAAGGGCCAAACTATCGATGTTTACGGCTGGGTTCGCACAAAACGGGAAACTAAAAATTTAGTTTTTATCGAAATTAACGACGGGTCGTGTTTCGCTTCGATTCAAGCAGCTTTCGACCGCGAAAATAATCTCGATGAAAATACGGAAAACGTTTTAAAGAAAATTTCTACAGGCGCTTCCGTAAAAGTTTCGGGCAAATTAATTCCTTCTCCGGCTCAAGGTCAGGCCGTTGAAATCAAAGCGGAAAATATCAATTTGTTCGGTAATGCTCCCGTTGAAAATTATCCTTTACAAAAAAAGCGTCATACTTTTGAATTTTTGCGGGAGATTGCACATTTACGCCCGCGTACAAATACATTCGGTGCCGTTGCCAGAATGCGAAGTCAAATGGCTTATGCAATTCATGTATTTTTTCAAGAACGCGGCTTTCAATATGTGCATACGCCGATAATTACAGGCTCCGACTGTGAAGGCGCAGGTGAAATGTTTCATGTTACAACTTTAGACATTGAAGAAACCGTAAAAAAGGCATTAAAAGAAAAATGCGAGCCTGAAAAATTCAGCATTGATTATTCACAGGATTTTTTCGGAAAACAAACAAACTTAACCGTTTCGGGACAGCTTGAAGGCGAAACTTATGCTACAGCCCTTTCGCGCATTTATACTTTCGGGCCTACTTTCCGTGCGGAAAATTCCAATACTACGCGCCATTTATCGGAGTTTTGGATGATTGAACCTGAAATGTCATTTTTTACCATAAAAGAAAATATGCAGCTTGCCGAAGATTTTATCGTTTTCTTATTAAAATGGGCATTGGAAAAATGCGGCGAAGATTTAAAATTTTTCGACGAAAGAATAAAACAAGGTCTTATCGATACGTTAAAGCATGTAGCGGAAACCCCGTTTACACGGCTTACATATACCGAAGCGGTTGCGGAACTCGAAAAGCATAAAGATAAATTTGAATTTAAGCCGTATTGGGGCTGCGACTTACAAAGCGAGCATGAAAGATTTTTAACGGAAGAAATTTACAAAGGGCCTGTAATCGTTACCGATTACCCTAAAGAAATAAAATCGTTTTATATGAAATTAAACGATGACGGAAAAACCGTACGCGGTATGGACGTGCTTGTTCCGGGTTTGGGAGAAATTATAGGCGGCTCCGAACGCGAAGAAAATCTTGAAATTCTGCAAAACAGAATCAAAGAGCTTAAACTGCGCGAAGAAGATTATTGGTGGTACTTGGATTTACGCCGCTACGGCACGGTTCCTCATTCAGGCTTCGGCTTGGGATTTGAAAGACTCCTTTTATATGTTACGGGTATGGCAAATATTCGCGACGTTATTCCCTTCCCGCGTGCACCGAAATTGGCGGAATTTTAA
- the arcA gene encoding arginine deiminase, producing MNPIHVTSEIGQLKKVLLHRPDDELLNLTPDTLEELLFDDIPFLKNAQKEHDEFAAKLRENGVEVVYLEDLAKDVLAQSSEIREKFLLQYIDEAGVTSEFYKKALFDFLNGIKDSKALILKTMAGIKVRELGVTNPNSLTSRVLDKDSLLVDPMPNLYFTRDPFACIGNGVSLHKMFSLTRCRETIYGEYIFNYHKDYAGKVEKFYDRYTADNIEGGDILNISKKVLAIGISQRTTASAIEVLAHNVFFKRKSSIETVLAFKIPAKRAFMHLDTVFTQIDYDKFTIHPGILGPLEVFEITRGAKDGELHVEFIQDELKNILAKHTGTKAVDLIQCAGGDKIAAEREQWNDGSNTLCIKPGTVIVYDRNDITNELLLKKGIKVVEIPSAEISRGRGGPRCMSMPLFREDL from the coding sequence ATGAACCCGATTCATGTTACCAGCGAAATAGGGCAGTTGAAAAAAGTGTTGCTTCACAGACCCGATGATGAGTTATTAAATCTTACCCCCGATACTCTTGAAGAACTGTTGTTCGATGATATTCCGTTTTTAAAAAATGCACAAAAAGAACATGACGAATTTGCGGCTAAATTAAGAGAAAATGGAGTAGAGGTTGTTTATCTTGAAGATTTGGCAAAAGATGTGCTTGCTCAAAGCTCTGAAATACGTGAAAAATTTTTATTGCAATATATAGATGAAGCGGGTGTTACATCGGAATTTTATAAAAAGGCTCTTTTTGATTTTCTTAACGGTATAAAAGATTCTAAGGCTTTGATTTTAAAAACAATGGCAGGTATAAAGGTAAGGGAGCTGGGAGTAACAAATCCCAATTCTTTAACCTCCAGGGTTTTGGATAAAGACAGTTTATTGGTAGACCCTATGCCTAATTTATATTTTACGCGGGACCCTTTTGCATGCATAGGTAACGGTGTAAGTTTACATAAAATGTTTTCCCTGACACGCTGCCGCGAAACCATTTACGGGGAATATATTTTTAACTATCATAAAGATTATGCGGGTAAGGTCGAAAAATTTTATGACCGTTATACTGCCGACAATATTGAAGGCGGCGATATTCTTAATATAAGCAAAAAGGTATTGGCTATAGGAATTTCGCAGCGTACTACGGCTTCCGCTATAGAAGTATTGGCTCACAATGTCTTTTTTAAACGAAAATCTTCAATAGAAACCGTTCTTGCTTTTAAAATACCGGCAAAGAGGGCCTTTATGCATTTGGATACGGTATTTACTCAAATAGATTATGATAAATTTACAATACACCCCGGAATATTGGGGCCGTTGGAAGTTTTTGAAATAACGCGCGGAGCAAAAGACGGAGAACTTCATGTAGAGTTTATTCAAGATGAGTTAAAAAATATTCTTGCGAAACACACGGGTACAAAAGCTGTGGATTTAATACAATGCGCGGGCGGCGATAAAATTGCAGCCGAACGTGAACAGTGGAATGACGGTTCCAACACTCTTTGTATAAAACCGGGTACGGTAATCGTTTATGACCGCAACGATATTACGAATGAACTGTTGCTTAAAAAGGGAATAAAAGTTGTAGAAATACCGAGTGCCGAAATTTCCAGAGGAAGAGGCGGCCCGAGATGTATGAGTATGCCTTTATTCCGTGAAGATTTGTAA
- a CDS encoding TPM domain-containing protein — translation MVTEKFSLSFFICLFFLFAVIPVFGKELLVDNEGILTADEAAEITDYLKKVSEKSKSDTVIVIVSETGGKTPEEFADDYFDYNGYGQGPEKEGSLLLFVTGNGTSGSRHVHISTHGEKTIFAITDSRIEKLLDTVIDGGLKDGEYKAAFNAYIKRLSGYFYNSLSFMEVAVSLAVGLMMFFAKFFGTQSSYKAKKVQAFYNTDKNSVARFNPVKDVFLSTNTVSRIIPKSNENSSSGKSSTHTSSSGESHGGGGRSF, via the coding sequence ATGGTAACCGAAAAATTTTCTTTATCTTTTTTTATATGCTTATTTTTTCTTTTTGCGGTTATACCTGTTTTCGGAAAAGAGCTTTTAGTGGATAATGAAGGTATTTTAACGGCCGATGAAGCTGCCGAAATTACGGACTACCTTAAAAAGGTTTCAGAAAAAAGTAAATCCGATACGGTAATAGTAATAGTTTCGGAAACCGGAGGAAAAACACCTGAAGAATTTGCCGACGATTATTTCGATTATAACGGTTACGGTCAAGGGCCTGAAAAGGAAGGCTCCTTATTGTTGTTTGTAACGGGAAACGGAACGTCGGGGAGCCGTCATGTGCATATTTCAACACATGGAGAAAAAACAATCTTTGCAATAACCGATTCAAGAATTGAAAAACTTCTTGACACGGTAATAGACGGAGGGTTAAAAGACGGAGAATATAAGGCGGCTTTTAATGCATATATAAAAAGACTTTCAGGTTATTTTTATAATTCTCTTTCGTTTATGGAAGTTGCGGTTTCTTTAGCGGTCGGGCTTATGATGTTTTTCGCTAAATTTTTCGGGACTCAAAGCAGCTATAAGGCAAAGAAGGTTCAAGCCTTTTACAATACGGATAAAAATTCCGTTGCACGGTTTAATCCCGTAAAAGATGTTTTTCTTTCTACAAATACCGTAAGCAGGATAATTCCGAAATCGAACGAAAATTCTTCAAGCGGAAAAAGCAGTACGCATACTTCTTCAAGCGGTGAAAGCCACGGAGGAGGAGGCAGGAGTTTTTAG
- a CDS encoding precorrin-8X methylmutase produces MEIEAKSMDIIEQSMSDTRFSPEEKIIAKRMIHTTGDTDYRKIIIFKNNFVQAAKNAMQKGLTIFTDTKMVSIGINKPALLKTKNNLLCLIDDEEVLALSEKNGTTRSSAAVDIAVKRGAEAFVIGNAPTALFRLLELCKEKKVTPEFIAGVPVGFVGAAESKEALRKENFPQISTEGTKGGSNVAASIINALLYMLVER; encoded by the coding sequence ATGGAAATCGAAGCTAAGAGCATGGATATAATCGAACAAAGTATGAGCGACACCCGGTTTTCTCCTGAAGAAAAAATTATTGCAAAACGTATGATTCACACGACAGGCGATACCGATTATAGAAAAATAATCATTTTTAAAAATAATTTTGTACAGGCCGCAAAAAATGCAATGCAAAAAGGCCTTACAATTTTTACCGATACAAAAATGGTTTCAATAGGAATAAATAAACCCGCTCTTTTAAAAACAAAAAATAATCTTTTGTGCTTAATCGATGATGAAGAAGTTTTAGCACTTTCCGAAAAAAACGGTACAACCCGCTCTTCCGCAGCGGTAGATATAGCCGTAAAACGCGGTGCCGAAGCCTTTGTAATCGGAAATGCTCCTACAGCCTTATTCCGCCTTTTAGAATTGTGCAAAGAAAAAAAAGTTACCCCGGAATTTATAGCGGGAGTTCCGGTAGGCTTTGTAGGTGCGGCGGAATCCAAAGAAGCCTTACGCAAGGAAAACTTTCCTCAAATTTCCACGGAGGGAACAAAGGGCGGAAGTAATGTTGCAGCTTCAATTATAAATGCTTTATTATATATGCTGGTAGAAAGATAA
- a CDS encoding tetratricopeptide repeat protein → MKKISVILVAFFLTFNIYAQNDIEEAKELYYNGYVNESLQKMKELYSTYPQNLEVNYFLGLAFIDIGDFESSEKFLQFVYGKDSKYKYVCSELTYLYLMIGDLDKAVKYGKESVKYYPEYFEGYINLCTTLRLQGKNSEFNKYLKKAAKINFNSATVLADSLLVENNRPELALMYYKVLEGLKPSHPHILYNTAMAYKMLKDIDNYNKYLKKAYYNAAPNMPELPEYFAVYANYMWSLINTNKYKQIKKDAFLNCGKDYPDAYYYLAIADYCLNDMNGFEKNAEKYFDLKNEEKPANYEEWVLKILHKK, encoded by the coding sequence ATGAAAAAAATTTCGGTTATTCTTGTTGCGTTTTTTTTAACTTTTAACATTTACGCTCAAAATGATATCGAAGAAGCTAAAGAGTTATATTATAACGGATATGTAAACGAATCTCTTCAAAAAATGAAAGAGTTATACAGTACTTATCCTCAAAATTTAGAAGTAAACTATTTTTTGGGGCTTGCGTTTATTGATATAGGAGACTTTGAGTCTTCCGAAAAATTTTTACAATTTGTGTACGGCAAGGACTCTAAATATAAATATGTTTGCAGCGAACTTACATATTTATACCTTATGATTGGAGATTTGGATAAGGCCGTAAAGTATGGAAAGGAATCGGTAAAGTATTATCCCGAATATTTTGAAGGATATATAAATCTGTGTACGACATTGAGACTCCAAGGTAAAAATTCCGAATTTAATAAATATTTAAAAAAAGCGGCTAAAATTAACTTTAATTCAGCAACGGTTCTTGCCGACAGCTTATTAGTAGAAAATAATAGGCCGGAGCTGGCATTAATGTATTATAAGGTTTTGGAAGGACTTAAACCTTCACATCCTCATATTTTGTATAATACCGCTATGGCATATAAAATGTTAAAAGATATTGATAATTATAATAAATATTTAAAAAAGGCTTATTACAATGCCGCTCCGAATATGCCGGAGCTTCCCGAATATTTTGCCGTTTACGCCAATTATATGTGGTCTTTAATAAATACGAATAAATATAAACAGATAAAAAAAGATGCTTTTTTAAATTGCGGGAAAGATTATCCTGATGCTTATTATTATCTTGCAATTGCCGATTATTGTTTAAATGATATGAACGGTTTTGAAAAAAATGCGGAAAAATATTTCGATTTAAAAAATGAAGAAAAGCCCGCAAACTATGAAGAATGGGTTTTAAAAATTTTACATAAAAAATAA
- a CDS encoding D-alanyl-D-alanine carboxypeptidase family protein — protein MIKGGRIILKFILICFAAVFIFASACAAFLFKYGTDLKNAEPFFVTEEKKENAKKEFYKKINFKPQHVHLNSVENFLPVKNNLNLNAASYILLDAKTGTIILQHNENKVIPPASLTKLAAIYTLMKNKKFQDGTKIVKPPKEAWAVFLPPNSAELGLGKAQQLSIKELLLGMSVCSGNDAALAAAIIAEGSSEKFVNLMNYEMKNLGLEKTYFTEPTGLSEKNKTTAKEFAAFSLRYVNTYPDNLKQLHSIDEIEYPCEHNMIIKKNKNGHIVKYSPVKKLATNTLLKKIKGCDGLKTGFIYESGFNISLTAERNGMRFIAVILGGEGSSISEGISIREKNGIKIMDFAFDNFKTADISKENIINKKIIVLGSELKANRSAVKPILACTDFSENHLTLFKDDEKYIEKIIELPQTVNAPLYAGQRLGQITYKIKNSSIILKTIPLICPADIKAGSEFRKKIDKFLMGS, from the coding sequence ATGATAAAAGGCGGCAGAATTATTTTAAAATTTATTTTAATTTGTTTTGCCGCCGTTTTTATTTTTGCTTCAGCGTGTGCCGCCTTTCTTTTTAAATACGGTACCGATTTAAAAAATGCCGAACCTTTTTTTGTAACGGAAGAAAAAAAAGAAAATGCAAAAAAAGAGTTTTATAAAAAAATAAATTTTAAACCTCAACACGTTCATCTTAATTCCGTAGAAAATTTTTTACCGGTAAAAAACAATCTTAATTTAAATGCAGCATCTTATATTTTACTTGATGCAAAAACGGGTACGATAATTTTACAACACAACGAAAACAAAGTAATACCTCCCGCCTCCCTTACAAAACTTGCCGCAATTTATACGCTTATGAAAAATAAAAAGTTTCAGGACGGAACAAAAATCGTAAAGCCCCCGAAAGAGGCATGGGCGGTTTTTTTGCCGCCCAATTCCGCGGAACTGGGGTTAGGAAAAGCACAGCAACTAAGCATAAAAGAATTACTTTTGGGAATGTCGGTGTGCTCCGGGAACGATGCCGCATTAGCCGCCGCAATAATTGCGGAAGGTTCGTCCGAAAAATTTGTAAATCTTATGAATTACGAAATGAAAAACTTAGGTTTGGAAAAAACTTACTTTACGGAACCTACCGGTTTAAGCGAAAAAAATAAGACAACCGCAAAAGAATTTGCAGCGTTTTCACTTAGGTATGTCAATACCTATCCCGATAATTTAAAACAGCTTCATTCAATTGACGAAATAGAATATCCTTGCGAACACAATATGATTATTAAAAAAAATAAAAACGGTCATATTGTAAAATACAGCCCTGTAAAAAAACTTGCGACAAATACTCTTTTAAAAAAAATAAAGGGCTGCGACGGTTTAAAAACCGGTTTTATTTATGAATCGGGCTTTAATATTTCGCTTACCGCCGAACGTAACGGAATGCGTTTTATTGCGGTAATCTTGGGCGGTGAAGGAAGCAGCATAAGCGAAGGAATTTCCATACGCGAAAAAAACGGAATTAAGATTATGGATTTTGCATTCGACAATTTTAAAACCGCAGATATTTCAAAAGAAAATATTATAAACAAAAAAATTATAGTTTTAGGTTCCGAATTAAAAGCAAACCGCTCAGCGGTAAAACCTATTCTTGCATGTACCGATTTTTCGGAAAACCATTTAACTCTTTTTAAAGACGACGAAAAGTATATTGAAAAAATTATAGAACTTCCGCAAACCGTAAATGCGCCGTTATATGCCGGACAAAGGTTAGGACAAATAACATATAAAATAAAAAATTCAAGTATAATTTTAAAAACAATTCCGCTTATTTGCCCTGCCGATATAAAAGCAGGTTCGGAGTTCAGAAAAAAAATAGATAAATTTTTAATGGGGAGTTAA
- a CDS encoding radical SAM protein, which translates to MPSCTLDSLTSDEFIFKEYESCILCPKRCKVNRNAGKTGFCKETNLLRVAWAGLHFGEEPPVTGKTGSGTIFITGCNLRCSFCQNYQISQEETGRGVTLKEFSDICLLLQSNNAENINIVTGSHAIPAIAAGLSLAKKRGLNIPVVWNSSAYETEEAIGLLSDCVDGWLPDLKTLNPEISYQVFKAPDYPETALKAILKMAEISPLKLEYTDDIRYPFGKLVSGVIVRHLALPSRMEDTKAVLKWFSQNLKDKALLSLMTQYTPIKANPKAKFVSLFENRMLKNSEDIILRNFLSALKIDNGFYQELVPSDDWLPDFNRVQTFSSSLSKPLWHWTQGEIL; encoded by the coding sequence GTGCCTTCTTGTACCTTAGACTCTTTAACGTCCGACGAATTTATTTTTAAAGAATATGAAAGCTGTATTTTATGTCCTAAACGATGTAAAGTAAACCGTAATGCCGGAAAAACGGGTTTTTGTAAAGAAACGAATTTATTGAGGGTCGCATGGGCGGGGCTTCATTTTGGAGAAGAGCCTCCCGTAACCGGAAAAACCGGCTCGGGAACGATTTTTATAACGGGCTGCAATTTGCGCTGTTCGTTTTGTCAAAATTACCAAATATCGCAAGAGGAAACTGGAAGGGGTGTAACCCTAAAAGAGTTTTCGGATATTTGTTTGCTTTTACAGTCGAATAATGCCGAAAACATAAACATTGTAACAGGAAGCCATGCAATTCCTGCAATTGCGGCAGGACTAAGTCTTGCAAAAAAAAGAGGACTGAATATTCCCGTTGTATGGAATTCTTCCGCTTACGAAACGGAAGAGGCTATAGGGCTTTTATCGGATTGTGTTGACGGCTGGCTTCCGGATTTAAAAACATTAAACCCTGAAATTTCTTATCAAGTTTTTAAAGCTCCCGACTATCCTGAAACGGCGTTAAAAGCAATTTTAAAAATGGCTGAAATATCTCCTTTAAAATTGGAATATACCGATGATATAAGATACCCTTTCGGAAAACTTGTTTCCGGAGTAATCGTCAGGCATTTGGCTCTGCCTTCACGTATGGAAGATACCAAGGCCGTTTTAAAATGGTTTTCGCAAAACTTAAAAGACAAAGCCTTGCTTTCCCTTATGACGCAATATACTCCTATAAAGGCAAACCCTAAAGCAAAGTTCGTTTCTCTTTTTGAAAACCGAATGCTTAAAAATTCTGAGGACATAATTTTAAGAAATTTTTTATCGGCATTAAAAATAGACAACGGTTTTTATCAAGAACTTGTTCCTTCTGATGATTGGCTTCCGGATTTTAACCGCGTACAAACTTTTTCATCTTCCCTTTCAAAGCCTCTTTGGCATTGGACTCAAGGAGAAATTTTATAA
- a CDS encoding methyl-accepting chemotaxis protein: MKGKKSFSLRAKFIIILTAAIIVLAAGICTVIGIQLYIMNTEQFNRFIEQEFSAINQTVQLFTRNNKNTVNVLSEHSAIKNAGKTLRNQTPEGETYVRDRTEADIQNERTILSVLANIEKNYPEFVEVYIGTKWGGEATSAGKEEEKGYDPRTRQWYKEAEKNTGKIIITNAYISTTKEPVITFAKTITSETGEFIGCLGADVSLTELTSFINTVKIGKTGYAMLVQNDGMILADPKHPQANFKMLKDSGVHAFTQLQLNNSTAVSIEMDGENWSARIFSIEEPDWKVITLVEQSEMLTLFTRLVQNMAWISAVLIIAVLITGFVFSSRLGFYFKQLQTVFEKIAAGDITDRIRYKNNDEVGQLMYYFNQTLDNMSGILRSLISESQEMNRIGEILSSDMTEAASAVQQINGNIEQVKKQILTQSASVTETAATVEQIIRIIKQLAESINAQNESIGRSSSSIEQMVANINAITETLQKNNILIKTLYEKSIKGKEGASTANSVVMQIAEKSDSLLEASQIIQNIAEQTNLLAMNAAIEAAHAGESGKGFAVVADEIRKLAEESNSQGKQIGAALKESIEIINHLIAAGTGAEKTFDEVYELAHNISEQEDYITASMQEQTEGSREVLEAIRDIKDVTEKVRSGSEEMLMGSKNVAQEMKKLNELTGTIADSMNEMASGSVQINNAVQEVNEIAQKNKNSIEKVVLEVEKFKV; the protein is encoded by the coding sequence ATGAAAGGGAAAAAATCCTTTTCTCTGCGGGCAAAGTTTATTATTATTCTCACCGCTGCAATTATTGTATTGGCGGCAGGAATTTGTACGGTTATCGGCATACAGTTGTATATTATGAATACGGAGCAATTCAATCGGTTTATCGAACAGGAATTTTCCGCTATTAACCAAACCGTTCAGCTATTCACACGGAACAATAAAAATACGGTAAACGTCCTTTCCGAACATTCGGCAATAAAAAATGCGGGAAAAACACTCCGTAACCAAACACCGGAAGGAGAGACATACGTACGGGACCGCACCGAAGCCGATATACAAAATGAACGGACAATACTTTCCGTATTGGCAAATATTGAAAAAAATTATCCCGAATTTGTAGAAGTATATATAGGGACGAAATGGGGAGGAGAAGCGACCTCTGCCGGAAAGGAAGAGGAAAAAGGATATGACCCGCGCACCCGTCAATGGTATAAAGAAGCTGAAAAAAATACAGGTAAAATAATTATTACAAATGCATATATTTCCACAACAAAGGAGCCGGTTATTACCTTCGCAAAAACGATAACATCGGAAACGGGAGAGTTTATCGGTTGTTTAGGTGCCGATGTCAGCCTTACCGAATTAACTTCTTTTATCAATACCGTCAAAATAGGTAAAACGGGCTATGCGATGTTGGTGCAAAATGACGGAATGATTCTTGCAGATCCTAAACACCCGCAAGCGAATTTTAAAATGCTTAAAGATTCGGGAGTTCACGCTTTTACACAATTACAGTTGAATAACAGTACGGCCGTATCTATTGAAATGGACGGAGAAAATTGGAGCGCTCGTATTTTTTCTATAGAAGAACCGGATTGGAAAGTAATTACCTTGGTTGAACAGTCCGAAATGCTTACACTTTTTACACGGCTCGTTCAAAATATGGCGTGGATTTCCGCAGTACTTATTATCGCCGTACTTATAACCGGCTTTGTTTTTTCAAGCCGGCTCGGCTTTTATTTTAAACAGCTGCAAACGGTTTTTGAAAAAATTGCCGCAGGCGACATTACCGATAGAATCCGTTATAAAAACAACGATGAAGTCGGACAGCTTATGTATTACTTTAATCAAACCCTCGATAATATGAGCGGCATACTCCGCTCCTTAATAAGCGAATCGCAGGAAATGAACCGCATAGGAGAGATTTTATCAAGCGATATGACCGAAGCGGCAAGTGCCGTGCAGCAAATAAACGGAAACATAGAACAGGTAAAAAAACAAATATTAACGCAATCGGCAAGCGTTACCGAAACGGCGGCAACCGTCGAGCAAATTATCCGCATTATAAAACAGCTTGCAGAAAGTATTAATGCGCAAAACGAAAGTATCGGGCGCTCCTCTTCTTCCATAGAACAAATGGTTGCAAACATAAATGCAATCACCGAAACCTTACAAAAAAACAATATTCTGATAAAAACGCTTTACGAAAAAAGCATAAAAGGAAAAGAAGGCGCAAGCACTGCAAATTCGGTTGTTATGCAAATAGCCGAAAAATCCGATTCTCTTTTGGAAGCAAGTCAGATTATTCAAAACATTGCGGAACAGACAAATCTTTTGGCAATGAATGCGGCAATAGAGGCCGCTCATGCAGGAGAAAGCGGAAAAGGCTTTGCCGTTGTTGCCGATGAAATACGCAAACTTGCGGAAGAGTCTAATTCGCAAGGTAAACAAATAGGAGCCGCCCTTAAAGAATCGATTGAAATTATCAATCATTTAATTGCCGCGGGTACCGGAGCGGAAAAAACATTTGATGAAGTGTATGAGCTTGCGCATAATATTTCGGAACAGGAAGATTATATTACCGCTTCGATGCAGGAGCAAACGGAAGGAAGCCGCGAGGTGCTTGAAGCTATCCGCGATATAAAAGACGTAACGGAAAAAGTAAGGTCGGGTTCCGAAGAAATGCTTATGGGAAGTAAAAATGTCGCACAAGAGATGAAAAAACTGAACGAGCTTACCGGAACTATTGCAGACAGTATGAATGAAATGGCTTCAGGCTCGGTACAAATAAATAATGCGGTACAGGAAGTAAACGAAATTGCACAAAAAAATAAAAACAGTATAGAAAAAGTAGTACTGGAAGTCGAAAAGTTTAAAGTATAA